In Desulfobotulus pelophilus, the following proteins share a genomic window:
- a CDS encoding shikimate kinase, with the protein MKKPVFLVGYRCVGKSTVAFHLARMLDVPWVDLDRDMEEHARCSIEEFVQRHGWEAFRELEMLTLQRVLEEGFIVVATGGGIVTRPENIHTMRAQGLVFHLDAMPETVAARMAKDHKNGVVRPALKGVSALDEVQEIMAARAPLYAEAAHGVIKTDDLSPEAVAEEIVRSL; encoded by the coding sequence ATGAAGAAACCTGTTTTTCTTGTGGGATACCGCTGTGTGGGAAAAAGTACGGTGGCTTTTCATCTGGCCCGTATGCTGGATGTGCCATGGGTGGATCTGGACCGGGATATGGAAGAGCATGCAAGATGCTCCATCGAAGAGTTTGTGCAGCGTCATGGCTGGGAGGCCTTCCGGGAACTGGAAATGCTTACCCTTCAAAGGGTGCTGGAAGAAGGTTTTATTGTTGTGGCCACGGGCGGAGGAATTGTAACCAGACCGGAGAATATTCACACCATGAGGGCGCAGGGGCTGGTTTTTCATCTGGATGCCATGCCGGAAACCGTTGCAGCACGTATGGCAAAGGATCATAAAAATGGTGTTGTCCGTCCTGCCCTAAAGGGGGTCTCAGCCCTTGATGAAGTGCAGGAGATTATGGCTGCAAGGGCACCTCTGTATGCTGAGGCCGCCCACGGGGTGATCAAAACCGATGATCTTTCTCCGGAAGCGGTGGCAGAGGAAATTGTGCGGAGCCTGTAA